One window from the genome of Pyrobaculum ferrireducens encodes:
- a CDS encoding TrmB family transcriptional regulator, translating into MPSGVKTKIYEYLAQNKGKELTAEEVAKAIGVEKVAVVKAQLTRLIREGKVEKTAEGRYRAK; encoded by the coding sequence ATGCCGTCAGGAGTGAAGACTAAAATATATGAATATCTGGCTCAGAATAAAGGTAAAGAATTAACCGCTGAGGAGGTTGCAAAAGCGATAGGTGTAGAGAAGGTGGCCGTGGTGAAGGCCCAGTTAACGCGTCTAATTAGAGAGGGGAAGGTTGAAAAAACCGCTGAGGGGCGCTACAGGGCGAAGTGA
- a CDS encoding polyprenyl synthetase family protein, whose amino-acid sequence MSLLPRDVLAALEHVVADLQKVGEDLEPASLRGAVRHYIETPGKLLRPILLLTFSYSLDRRSLMDPRIIQAATIVELLHVVSLLQDDVMDKHDERRGVKTPRILYGDDRSIIASDWLIAESIKRAVRLGPEVVEYLADVAQRLSRGQALDLDGEREKAAELKTAPLIEATLVLPTILLGRREMIELARRLGRSLGVLYQYSDDMSDEGVKRGAVNEYATETRSILAKMRSIVGEALAPFEKLIDSLVKKALEGTLTIARNFIS is encoded by the coding sequence GTGTCTCTGTTGCCGCGCGATGTTTTGGCAGCACTGGAGCACGTGGTGGCAGATCTTCAAAAAGTGGGGGAGGACCTAGAGCCCGCGTCGCTACGCGGCGCGGTGCGGCACTACATAGAAACCCCGGGGAAGTTGCTTAGGCCTATTCTGCTACTCACCTTCTCGTACAGCCTAGATAGGAGGTCTTTAATGGATCCCAGAATTATACAGGCTGCAACTATCGTAGAGCTACTACACGTGGTGTCGCTACTTCAAGATGACGTAATGGATAAACACGACGAGAGGAGAGGCGTAAAGACGCCTCGTATACTATACGGCGACGATAGGTCTATCATAGCCAGCGACTGGCTTATTGCCGAGTCTATTAAACGTGCGGTGAGGCTTGGGCCTGAGGTTGTTGAGTACCTAGCAGACGTGGCCCAGAGGCTCTCCAGAGGCCAGGCCCTCGATCTTGACGGTGAGAGAGAAAAAGCTGCTGAGCTGAAAACTGCGCCTCTGATTGAGGCGACACTTGTCCTCCCCACGATACTTCTGGGTAGGCGGGAGATGATAGAGCTGGCGAGGAGACTCGGCAGATCGCTTGGCGTCTTGTATCAATACTCCGACGACATGAGCGACGAGGGGGTTAAGCGCGGCGCTGTTAACGAATACGCTACAGAGACCAGGAGTATCCTTGCCAAAATGCGGAGTATTGTAGGCGAGGCGCTCGCGCCTTTCGAGAAGCTTATTGATAGTTTGGTGAAAAAAGCGCTTGAAGGCACTCTCACAATAGCGCGAAACTTTATATCGTAG
- a CDS encoding branched-chain amino acid transaminase, with translation MKPHAKYVWFNGKIVRWEDAKIHVMTHALHYGTSIFEGIRGYWNGDNLLIFRLDDHVERMFKSAKILGVTIPYTREEVRKAVIETTQANNFREDVYIRPVAFVSTETVTLDIRSLEVSLAVIIFPFGKYLSPKGIRAAIVSWRRAHNTMLPVMAKIGGIYVNSVLALTEAKSRGYDEALLMDLNGYVVEGSGENIFVVRGRKLYTPPVHQSILEGITRDTILRLSSDLGIQAEERPITREEIYTADEVFLVGTAAEVTPVVEVDGRPIGSGEPGPITMKIAEFYSNVVRGRVEKYLNWLTPVY, from the coding sequence ATGAAGCCCCACGCTAAATACGTCTGGTTTAACGGCAAGATTGTGAGGTGGGAAGACGCCAAGATACACGTAATGACACATGCGCTACACTACGGAACCTCGATATTTGAGGGAATAAGGGGCTACTGGAACGGCGACAATTTACTAATATTCAGACTGGACGACCACGTAGAGCGCATGTTTAAGTCAGCAAAGATACTTGGAGTGACGATACCCTATACGAGAGAGGAGGTGCGCAAAGCGGTTATCGAGACGACACAGGCCAACAACTTCAGAGAAGATGTCTACATCAGGCCCGTGGCGTTTGTATCCACGGAAACTGTGACACTTGATATTAGAAGCCTTGAGGTATCCCTCGCAGTTATTATCTTCCCGTTTGGCAAATACCTCTCGCCTAAGGGGATAAGAGCCGCCATTGTGAGCTGGCGCAGAGCCCACAACACTATGTTGCCCGTGATGGCTAAGATCGGCGGTATATATGTAAACTCTGTATTAGCGCTCACAGAGGCGAAGAGCCGAGGCTATGACGAGGCTCTGCTAATGGATCTAAACGGATACGTGGTTGAGGGATCCGGCGAGAATATATTCGTGGTGAGAGGTAGAAAGCTCTACACGCCACCTGTACACCAATCAATTCTGGAGGGGATCACGAGAGATACTATTTTGAGGCTTAGCTCAGATCTGGGGATACAAGCCGAGGAGCGGCCGATCACCCGCGAAGAGATCTACACGGCAGACGAGGTGTTCCTCGTCGGCACCGCCGCCGAGGTAACGCCCGTGGTCGAAGTAGACGGCAGGCCCATTGGCTCTGGAGAACCCGGCCCTATTACCATGAAAATAGCTGAGTTCTATTCAAACGTTGTGAGGGGCAGAGTGGAGAAGTACCTAAACTGGCTAACCCCAGTGTACTAG
- the ribH gene encoding 6,7-dimethyl-8-ribityllumazine synthase produces the protein MVRLAIVVAEFNYDITRLMLQKALEHAKFLGAEVTYVVNVPGVYDIPMVLRDLVAREEVDAVATLGAVIQGATKHDEIVAQQAARKILDISVESGKPITLGIIGHGANRIQALERVEEYARRAVEAAVKLARRKKRLEEAKYSGEMVYID, from the coding sequence ATGGTCAGGCTGGCGATAGTTGTCGCAGAGTTTAACTACGACATTACACGCCTAATGTTGCAAAAAGCTCTTGAACACGCTAAATTCCTCGGGGCCGAGGTGACCTACGTCGTGAACGTGCCCGGGGTCTACGACATACCTATGGTACTGAGGGATCTAGTGGCGAGAGAGGAGGTAGACGCCGTAGCCACGCTGGGGGCAGTTATCCAGGGCGCTACAAAACACGACGAAATAGTTGCACAGCAGGCGGCGAGGAAGATACTAGACATCTCGGTTGAGTCTGGTAAGCCAATCACGCTGGGCATCATAGGGCACGGCGCCAACAGAATACAAGCTCTTGAGAGAGTGGAGGAATACGCGAGGCGCGCGGTGGAAGCCGCGGTGAAGCTGGCGAGGAGAAAGAAGAGGTTGGAAGAGGCGAAGTACAGCGGGGAGATGGTGTATATAGACTAG